A DNA window from Theobroma cacao cultivar B97-61/B2 chromosome 5, Criollo_cocoa_genome_V2, whole genome shotgun sequence contains the following coding sequences:
- the LOC18600018 gene encoding eIF-2-alpha kinase activator GCN1 isoform X4, whose amino-acid sequence MNSLPLLPIQAMEKQSKFQTHVGCYTLLKWSCLLLSRSQFATVSRNALCRVAAAQASLLHIVMQRSFRERRACIKSFFHLFSQSPDVYNTYIEEIKDARIPYKDAPELLCLLLEFSSVVPSKFEQSKPIFLDIYVKAVLNAREKPTKGLSESFHPLFARMSHEDLQSTVIPSLVKMLKRNPEIVLESVGILLSLVNLDLSKYAMEILSVVLPQARHAEDGRRIGALTVVRCLSQKSSNPDAFESMFNAIKAVLGGSEGRLAFPYQRIGMMNALQELSNAPEGKYLNNLSRTVCGFLLTCYKDEGNEEVKLAILSAIASWAARFVDALQPDLVSFFASGLKEKEALRRGHLRSLLAICKNSDALLQISSLLGPLLQLVKTGFTKAVQRLDGIYALSIVGKIAAADIKAEETVAKEKIWSLISQNEPSLVAISMASKLSIEDCISCVDLLEVLLVEHSRRVLETFSAKLLLQLLLFLMCHSSWDVRKTTYDATKKIVAAAPQLSEILLVEFSDSLSLVGEKINALKTSDADNSPDTQVPILPSVEVLVKALAVISSTALATTPSASTRVIVCSHHPCIIGTAKRDAVWRRLHKCLRALGFDVIGIISANIANICKGLVGPLGLMSANPLEQNAAIYSLCTLMSIAPEDTYSEFEKHLINLPDRHSHDMLSENDIQIFRTPEGILSNEQGVYVAESVTSKNTKQQDRINSNHSGKRETSSRAAGGGGKKDIGKSMKKADKGKTAKEEAREQLLREEASIREKVREIQKNLSLMLNALGDMAVANPVFAHSQLPSLVKFVDPLLRSPIVGDVAYDTSVKLSRCLVHPLCNWALDIATALRLIVTDEVCLWELIPPVDEEADERPSLGLFERIVNGLSVSCKSGPLPVDSFTFVFPIMEQILLSSKRTGLHDDVLRILYLHLDPLLPLPRLRMLSALYHVLGVVPAYQASIGPALNELCLGLQPEEVASALYGVYAKDVHVRMTCLNAVKCIPAVSGRALPQNVEVATNIWIALHDPEKVWRRSAFLNIQNFDCFWLQFDQSFTSLSLCFQSIAEAAEDVWDRYGYDFGTDYSGIFKALSHVNYNVRVAAAEALAAAMDEIPDSIQESLSTLFSLYIRDSAFGEENLDAGWLGRQGIALALHSAADVLRTKDLPVVMTFLISRALADPNADVRGRMINAGIMIIDRHGRENVSLLFPIFENYLNKKASDEEKYDLVREGVVIFTGALAKHLAKDDPKVHAVVEKLLDVLNTPSEAVQQAVSTCLSPLMQSKQDDAAALISRLLDQLMKNDKYGERRGAAFGLAGVVKGFGLSSLKKYGIVAVLREGFADRNSAKSREGALLAFECLCEYLGRLFEPYVIQMLPLLLVSFSDQVIAVREAAECAARAMMSQLSAQGVKLVLPSLLKGLEDKAWRTKQSSVQLLGAMAYCAPQQLSQCLPRIVPKLTEVLTDTHPKVQSAGQLALQQVGSVIKNPEISSLVPTLLMGLTDPNDYTKYSLDILLQTTFINSIDAPSLALLVPIVHRGLRERSADTKKKAAQIVGNMCSLVTEPKDMIPYIGLLLPEVKKVLVDPIPEVRSVAARAIGSLIRGMGEENFPDLVPWLFDTLKSDNSNVERSGAAQGLSEVLAALGTEYFEDILPDIIRNCSHQKAAVRDGYLTLFKYFPRSLGVQFQNYLQLVLPAILDGLADENESVRDAALCAGHVLVEHYATTSLPLLLPAVEDGIFNDNWRIRQSSVELLGDLLFKVAGTSGKALLEGGSDDEGASTEAHGRAIIEVLGRDKRNEVLAALYMVRTDVSITVRQAALHVWKTIVANTPKTLKEIMPVLMNTLITSLASASSERRQVAGRALGELVRKLGERVLPLIIPILSQGLKNPDASRRQGVCIGLSEVMASAGKSQLLSFMDELIPTIRTALCDSAPEVRESAGLAFSTLYKSAGMQAIDEIVPTLLHALEDDETSDTALDGLKQILSVRTTAVLPHILPKLVHCPLSAFNAHALGALAEVAGPGLNYHLGTILPALLSAMGGDDVDVQPLAKEAAETVVLVIDEEGIESLISELLRGVGDSEASIRRSSSYLIGYFFKNSKLYLVDETLNMISTLIVLLSDSDSATVVVAWEALSRVVSSVPKEVLPSCIKLVRDAVSTARDKERRKKKGGPVVIPGFCLPKALQPLLPIFLQGLISGSAELREQAALGLGELIEVTSEQSLKEFVIPITGPLIRIIGDRFPWQVKSAILSTLSIMIRKGGIALKPFLPQLQTTFIKCLQDNTRTVRSSAALALGKLSALSTRVDPLVSDLLSSLQASDSGVREAILTALKGVVKHAGKSVSPATRTRVYALLKDLIHHDDDQVRMFASSILGVISQYMDESQLSDLLQELLDLSSSSNWADRHGSVLTFSSLLRHNPSTVFMSPESASILICLKSSLKDEKFPLRETSTKALGRLLLCQVQSDPSNSTSLVDILSSVLSAMQDDSSEVRRRALSAIKAAAKANPSVITTHLSLLGPALAECLKDSSTPVRLAAERCALHTFQLTKGTENVQASQKYITGLDARRISKFPEHSDDSEESEDDSASS is encoded by the exons ATGAACTCCCTCCCATTATTACCAATTCAG GCAATGGAGAAGCAATCAAAGTTCCAAACCCATGTAGGGTGCTATACTCTACTCAAGTGGTCGTGTCTCCTCTTAAGCAGAAGTCAGTTTGCCACAGTTTCGAGAAATGCATTGTGTAGAGTAGCTGCAGCTCAGGCATCTTTGCTTCATATTGTTATGCAAAGATCTTTTCGTGAGCGAAGGGCatgcataaaatcatttttccatttattttctCAG TCACCTGATGTCTACAATACATACATAGAAGAAATTAAGGATGCACGGATTCCATACAAAGATGCTCCTGAATTGCTATGTTTATTACTGGAATTTTCATCTGTAGTACCATCTAAGTTTGAACAAAGCAAG CCAATATTTCTTGACATCTATGTTAAAGCTGTTTTAAATGCCAGAGAAAAGCCAACCAAGGGGCTTAGTGAATCTTTTCATCCACTATTTGCACGTATGTCACATGAAGATCTCCAAAGTACTGTGATCCCATCGTTAGTGAAAATGTTAAAACGCAACCCTGAGATTGTGTTGGAGTCGGTTGGAATACTATTAAGTTTAGTCAATCTTGATTTAAGTAAGTATGCGATGGAAATTCTTTCTGTCGTATTACCACAGGCTCGACATGCAGAAGATGGAAGAAGGATTGGGGCATTGACTGTAGTACGCTGTTTAAGCCAAAAGTCTAGTAATCCTGATGCTTTTGAATCGATGTTCAATGCCATTAAAGCTGTCCTTGGAG GCTCAGAAGGAAGGCTAGCATTTCCTTACCAAAGaattggcatgatgaatgCACTGCAGGAATTGTCTAATGCTCCTGAAGGAAAATATCTCAACAACCTCTCTCGTACCGTCTGTGGCTTTCTTTTAACTTGTTACAAAGATGAAg GAAATGAAGAGGTAAAGCTAGCAATACTATCAGCCATTGCTTCTTGGGCAGCCCGTTTTGTTGATGCACTTCAACCagatttagtttctttttttgcctCTGGCCTCAAGGAGAAGGAGGCTTTAAGAAGGGGTCATCTTCGTTCTCTGCTAGCTATCTGCAAAAACTCTGATGCCCTTTTGCAG ATATCATCATTACTGGGGCCTCTTCTTCAACTTGTAAAAACTGGTTTCACTAAAGCTGTGCAGCGTCTAGATGGCATATATGCATTAAGTATTGTTGGGAAGATTGCCGCTGCTGATATCAAAGCAG AGGAGACTGTGGCAAAGGAGAAAATTTGGTCTTTGATATCTCAAAATGAGCCCTCACTTGTTGCAATTTCAATG gCCTCAAAATTGTCAATTGAAGATTGCATATCATGTGTAGATCTTCTTGAGGTGCTATTGGTGGAACACTCTCGCAG AGTGTTGGAAACTTTCTCAGCCAAATTACTATTACAG TTATTACTCTTTTTAATGTGCCATTCAAGTTGGGATGTTCGTAAAACAACTTATGATGCTACAAAGAAGATAGTTGCTGCTGCTCCGCAGTTATCAGAAATTCTTTTGGTTGAGTTCTCagactctctctctcttgttggggagaaaataaatgcTTTGAAGACAAG TGATGCAGATAATTCTCCAGACACTCAGGTTCCTATCCTTCCATCTGTTGAGGTTTTAGTGAAGGCTTTAGCTGTTATATCGTCCACAGCTCTTGCTACAACTCCAAGTGCATCTACACGTGTTATAGTCTGCTCTCATCATCCATGCATAATTGGAACTGCTAAAAGAGATGCAGTTTGGCGG AGGCTCCATAAATGTTTGCGAGCACTTGGCTTTGATGTGATTGGCATTATTTCTGCTAATATTGCCAATATTTGCAAG GGTCTAGTGGGACCATTGGGGTTGATGAGCGCCAATCCACTTGAACAAAACGCAGCAATATACTCTCTATGCACTTTGATGTCAATAGCACCTGAAGATACTTATTCAGAGTTTGAGAAG CACCTTATAAACCTTCCGGACCGTCATTCACATGATATGCTTTCGGAAAATGACATTCAG ATATTTCGGACTCCTGAAGGAATTCTTTCCAATGAGCAAGGTGTTTATGTTGCAGAATCTGTTACTTCTAAGAACACAAAACAACAG GACCGTATCAATTCTAACCATTCTGGAAAGAGGGAGACCTCTAGTAGAGCAGCTGGTGGTGGTGGGAAAAAGGATATTGGAAAGTCAATGAAGAAGGCTG ATAAAGGAAAGACTGCAAAAGAGGAGGCTCGAGAGCAGCTTCTTAGAGAGGAGGCATCAATACGTGAGAAGGTTCGGGAAATACAGAAGAATCTGTCTTTGATGCTGAATGCTCTTGGGGACATGGCTGTTGCTAATCCTGTTTTTGCACATAGTCAATTACCTTCACTG GTTAAGTTTGTTGATCCTTTATTGCGGTCACCAATTGTTGGTGATGTAGCCTATGATACATCAGTGAAGCTCTCCAGATGTTTAGTGCATCCTCTATGTAATTGGGCCCTTGATATTGCTACTGCTTTACGTTTAATTGTGACTGATGAAGTTTGTCTGTGGGAACTGATTCCTCCTGTGGATGAAGAAGCTGATGAAAGACCATCTTTAGGTCTTTTTGAGAGAATAGTAAATGGATTGTCTGTGTCTTGTAAATCTGGACCTCTTCCAGTAGATTCCTTCACTTTTGTCTTTCCT ATAATGGAGCAGATTTTATTATCATCCAAGAGAACAGGACTTCACGATGATGTTCTTCGGATTCTTTATTTGCACTTGGATCCCCTTCTGCCTCTTCCTAGGCTTCGCATGCTATCA GCTCTCTATCATGTTCTAGGTGTTGTTCCAGCTTATCAAGCATCAATTGGGCCTGCATTGAATGAGTTGTGTCTTGGCCTGCAGCCTGAGGAAGTGGCATCT GCTTTGTATGGAGTGTATGCAAAAGATGTTCATGTAAGAATGACTTGCTTAAATGCTGTAAAATGCATTCCAGCTGTTTCCGGTCGGGCTCTTCCCCAAAATGTTGAAGTTGCAACAAACATTTGGATTGCTCTACATGATCCAGAAAAGGTTTGGCGTAGATCTGCTTtcttaaatattcaaaattttgattgtttttggcTACAATTTGATCAGTCATTCACTTCATTATCTCTATGCTTTCAGTCCATTGCAGAAGCTGCAGAAGATGTATGGGATCGCTATGGATATGACTTTGGTACTGACTACTCGGGGATTTTCAAGGCACTTTCTCATGTAAATTATAATGTGCGCGTGGCTGCGGCAGAGGCATTAGCTGCTGCTATGGACGAAATCCCAGATTCTATACAG GAATCTCTTTctactttattttctttatatatccGGGACTCTGCTTTTGGTGAGGAAAATCTTGATGCTGGTTGGCTAGGCCGACAAGGAATCGCGTTGGCATTGCATTCTGCAGCTGATGTATTAAGAACAAAAGACCTTCCCGTTGTTATGACATTCCTGATATCACGAGCACTG GCTGATCCTAATGCAGATGTTCGTGGGAGGATGATTAATGCTGGTATAATGATTATTGATAGGCATGGAAGAGAAAATGTTTCTTTGTTATTcccaatttttgaaaattacttgAACAAGAAG GCATCGgatgaagaaaaatatgatctGGTTCGTGAAGGTGTCGTTATTTTTACGGGAGCTCTAGCAAAACATTTGGCAAAG GATGATCCTAAAGTTCATGCTGTTGTTGAGAAGCTGTTGGATGTGTTAAATACTCCTTCTGAAGCTGTTCAGCAAGCAGTCTCGACATGTCTATCTCCGTTGATGCAGTCAAAACAA GATGACGCAGCAGCACTTATTTCTAGGCTGTTGGATCAGCTGATGAAGAATGACAAATATGGTGAACGTCGTGGAGCAGCTTTTGGTCTTGCAGGAGTGGTCAAGGGGTTTGGGTTATCATCTTTGAAGAAGTATGGGATTGTGGCTGTCTTACGAGAAGGTTTTGCTGATAG AAATTCTGCAAAATCTCGTGAAGGAGCTCTGCTGGCATTTGAGTGCCTTTGTGAATATTTGGGAAGATTGTTTGAGCC GTATGTTATTCAAATGTTACCGTTGCTCTTGGTTTCTTTCTCTGATCAAGTAATTGCGGTTCGTGAGGCTGCTGAATGTGCAGCACGTGCTATGATGTCTCAACTGAGTGCACAAGGAGTAAAGCTTGTGCTTCCATCTCTATTGAAG GGTCTTGAAGATAAGGCCTGGAGAACGAAGCAAAGTAGTGTACAACTTCTTGGTGCCATGGCATACTGTGCTCCTCAGCAACTTTCTCAGTGTCTTCCTAGAATTGTGCCTAAATTAACAGAG GTGTTAACAGATACACATCCCAAGGTGCAGTCAGCAGGACAACTGGCCCTTCAGCAG GTTGGGAGTGTAATAAAGAATCCAGAAATATCTTCACTTGTCCCTACGCTTCTTATGGGTCTTACAGATCCTAATGACtatacaaaatattccctTGATATTCTCCTCCAA ACTACTTTCATTAATTCAATTGATGCTCCTTCACTTGCGTTGTTAGTACCAATAGTACATAGAGGGTTAAGGGAGAGGAGTGCTgatacaaaaaagaaagctgCTCAAATAGTTGGAAATATGTGTTCTTTAGTCACAGAGCCTAAGGATATGATTCCTTACATTGGGTTGCTCCTTCCTGAAGTGAAAAAG GTCCTTGTTGATCCCATTCCAGAAGTTCGATCAGTTGCAGCTAGGGCCATTGGATCTCTTATAAGAGGAATGGGAGAAGAAAACTTCCCAGATCTTGTCCCATGGTTGTTCGATACACTTAAGTCAGACAATAGTAATGTTGAGCGCTCTGGTGCTGCTCAAGGCTTGAGTGAG GTTTTAGCTGCGCTAGGTACCGAGTATTTTGAGGATATACTTCCTGATATTATTCGGAACTGTTCACATCAAAAGGCAGCTGTACGTGATGGATATTTGACACTTTTCAAG TATTTCCCAAGGTCATTAGGTGTTCAATTCCAGAACTACTTGCAGCTGGTTTTGCCTGCTATCTTAGATG GTCTTGCGGATGAGAACGAATCTGTGCGGGATGCAGCTCTATGTGCTGGGCATGTCCTAGTGGAGCATTATGCAACAAC GTCGTTACCTCTTCTCCTTCCAGCCGTAGAAGATGGCATCTTTAATGATAATTGGCGAATCAGACAAAGCTCTGTGGAGCTATTAGGAGATCTCTTGTTTAAG GTTGCTGGAACTTCTGGGAAAGCTTTACTCGAGGGTGGTAGTGATGATGAAGGTGCTAGTACTGAAGCACATGGACGTGCTATTATTGAGGTTCTAGGAAGGGATAAGCGCAATGAAGTTCTTGCTGCATTATATATGGTTAGAACTGATGTCAGCATAACTGTACGCCAG GCTGCATTACATGTTTGGAAAACTATTGTGGCTAATACTCCAAAGACTCTCAAGGAAATAATGCCAGTTTTAATGAATACTCTAATTACTTCTCTTGCTTCAGCATCCTCTGAAAGGCGGCAG GTTGCTGGTAGAGCACTGGGAGAACTTGTGAGGAAGCTTGGGGAGAGAGTACTTCCTCTGATCATCCCAATTTTATCCCAGGGATTAAAGAACCCCGATGCTAGTAGAAGACAG GGTGTATGTATTGGTTTGAGTGAAGTGATGGCAAGTGCTGGTAAGAGTCAGTTATTGAGTTTCATGGATGAGCTTATCCCTACCATTCGTACAGCCCTTTGTGATAG TGCTCCTGAGGTTCGTGAGTCAGCAGGCTTAGCATTCAGTACTCTCTACAAG AGTGCCGGTATGCAAGCAATCGACGAAATTGTTCCAACACTGCTGCATGCTTTGGAGGATGATGAAACTTCTGATACTGCCCTAGATGGTCTCAAACAAATCTTAAG TGTCAGAACTACTGCCGTTTTGCCTCATATTTTGCCTAAGCTGGTTCATTGCCCCCTTTC CGCCTTCAATGCGCATGCTCTTGGAGCTTTGGCTGAGGTTGCAGGCCCTGGCCTTAACTATCACCTTGGTACCATCTTGCCTGCTTTACTTTCTGCAATGGGTGGTGATGATGTG GATGTGCAACCTCTAGCTAAGGAAGCTGCAGAAACAGTAGTCTTGGTCATTGATGAGGAAGGCATTGAATCATTAATATCAGAGCTTCTTAGAGGAGTTGGTGATAGTGAG GCATCAATCAGAAGAAGTTCATCATATTTAATAGGATACTTCTTCAAAAACAGCAAACTCTATCTAGTTGATGAAACTCTAAACATGATATCTACCTTGATTGTTTTGCTTAGCGATTCAGATTCTGCTACTGTTGTG GTTGCTTGGGAAGCTTTATCAAGGGTTGTCAGCTCAGTACCAAAAGAGGTACTTCCTTCATGTATAAAGTTAGTACGTGATGCTGTATCTACTGCAAGAGATAAGGAGCGTAGAAAGAAGAAG GGAGGCCCTGTTGTAATTCCTGGATTCTGTCTTCCAAAAGCTCTTCAGCCACTGCTTCCAATATTTCTTCAg GGTCTGATTAGTGGGTCAGCTGAATTAAGAGAACAGGCAGCCTTAGGTCTTGGGGAACTTATTGAAGTGACTAGCGAACAATCACTGAAGGAGTTTGTCATCCCAATAACTGG GCCTCTTATTCGAATCATAGGTGATCGTTTTCCCTGGCAGGTCAAGAGTGCGATTTTATCTACATTGAGCATCATGATCCGAAAGGGTGGGATTGCACTGAAACCTTTTCTTCCTCAGCTGCAAACAACATTTATCAAGTGCCTACAAGATAATACAAG GACTGTCCGCTCAAGTGCTGCCCTTGCACTGGGTAAGCTTAGTGCACTAAGTACCAGGGTTGATCCATTAGTCAGTGACCTCCTATCTAGTTTGCAG GCATCGGATTCTGGAGTAAGGGAGGCCATATTGACTGCTTTAAAAGGTGTGGTAAAGCATGCTGGTAAGAGTGTGAGCCCAGCTACGAGAACTCGTGTCTACGCTCTCCTCAAGGATTTAATTCATCATGATGATGACCAAGTTCGAATGTTTGCTTCGAGCATATTGGGTGTTATATCACAG